Genomic DNA from Bremerella alba:
CGATAGCCGAATCGGCGGCAATGCCTTCTGAAAGAGTCTTGGCTGCGGCATCGGGAGTCAATTTAGCGATTTGATCTCGAGCAACCGCACGAACCAATGGCTGGTCTGACTTCAATGCGTCTTGCACGATCGGCAATGCTTTGTCGGCATCGACACTTGCCAGCGCAGCGATCGCATCTGCCCTTGTCTGGGCAGATTGCTTTGCGTCGGTCGCAAGTCCGATCAATACAGGCGATACTTCTTTGATCCCGAACGAGGCCGCCAACTTGGCCGCCTTATTACGAACGGCCTCATCGGTGGTTAAAAGCTTCGGCAACGCGGTCGCCAACGCCTGTTTGGCAACCGCTGGATCACGGTCCTCCAACGGACGATAGAAATTCACGACACGATCCAATTGCCCAGGCTTATCCCATGTTTCAAGCATAGCTAACGCTTCCAATCGCATCGCTTCAGGCATATCGCTTCTCGCGGCGAAGCGTGCGAGAGCCTCTGCGTTCTCTTGATCGCCAAGACGGAAGTTTGCATTGAGCACTCGGCGAAGTAATGCATCGTTCTTCCAGCCAGAATCAATCAACCGGGCTGCCTGCGGCAATGCTTTTTCCATCGGCAGATCGTGAATAGCACGCACTGCTTCCAGGACCACTAATTCGTTGCCATCGGCCAAGTATCGCACCACAGTAGGGCTTTCAAGACGCCTTAGAGCAACCACCGCCGCAATACGTACGTCGGCCGATGGATGGTTGGCCAAGTCGGCCAACGACTGAAGACTTCGCATACCAGCCATCGCCATGATACCGCCGTGTCGCAAGATAGGATCTTGATCGGCATTCTTGGCTAAAATCGCGGCGACGCGATCGATCACCTGGTTCGGGTCCCCATGGGGTCCGGCATTGCCTAGTCCAATCATGGCAAAGTATTGAACCCGCGGGTTTGCGTCTTCCAACAGTTTAGGAAGCCCATAGATCACACGAAGTTCTCCCAACACGCGGCCTACTTGGGCCCGAACCTCTGGGTCTTTGTCTTTCACCAGTTGTGTGGAAAGCAATTCGACGGCCTTCACGCGGTCCGCCATTTTTGCTTCTCCTTCAGCAATCTGTCCAATTCCCCAGATTGCATGCAGCCGGGCCAGTTGTGATGCGCCGCCTTCGGCAGCCACCGACTCGAGCACGTCGAGCTTGTCGCCTTCTGCCAGGGCAAATTGAGCTTTCATCCGAACGCGACGATCTGCATGACCGAGCAGCTTCTTCAGTACATCGTCCGATTTCGCGGTGAAATCACTCGGCAGAAGTTCTTTCACTTCCGCGATTAGCTTGGCATCTTCTGGATTGTCCTTGGTTAGTCGGTAAATGCGTCCCTTATTCAAACCTGTCCAACCATCGACCCAATCGCTGACATACATCGCACCGTCTGGGCCAAAATCAACATCCGTTACCAGGCACTTCCAGAGGAATTCCTCGGAGTCGACCAGTTCATAGCCTGCGCCGTTCGGTTTCATTCGAAACGTTCGGATCCCGCTATTCGCCGGACCGCCACGAAAGTCACATAGAAAAAACGTTCCATCGTATTGCTTGCCGAATCCAGTACCTGGGTAGTGCACCAGTCCACTTGGACCGTCCGAAATATTAAGGATGGGAGGAACTATGTAGGCTGCCTGACCTTCGTGATGCGGATGCCACAGCTTCTCTCGGTTCCACGGCCCGCGATCACTTAGGTACTGATAGGCCATGTTCCAGCCTGCATGACCATCCTTCACAAGATAAATCCACCGAGCCTGATCGCCGCTGTCCGAATTGTTATCGCAAGTAAAAAGGTTGCCGAAATCGTCGAAGGCAAGCTCCTGCGGATTTCGGAGCCCTGTACAAAAGACTTCCAGATTCGATCCATTCGGATTGCAGCGGAAAACGGCCCCAGAACCAGGATCTTTGAGTCGTGTTCCATTGACTTCGATGTTGTACCCACGATCGCCAATGCTGAAATAGATTTTGCCGTCGGGCCCTAACGTCAAGCCGTGCAAGTCATGCCCTCGAAAAGCGAATCGCACTCCGTACCCTTCGCTGAGGGACTTCTTGTCGTCAGCCACGCCATCACCGTCGACGTCCTTTAACTTCCATACATGCGGAATATTGGTGTAGTAAACACTGCCATCAAGCGCCAACACGCCAGCTCCGGTTCCTTCCACGATATCGTTGTAGCCAGAAGAAAAGACCGTATCTTGATCGGCCTTACCAT
This window encodes:
- a CDS encoding PVC-type heme-binding CxxCH protein gives rise to the protein MGSLPLHAELPEPEVPQLAPASDEGENAISGFRVPEGFEMSLFAAEPMTANPVAFCLDDLGRVYVAETYRQGQGVEDNRNHNYWLNDDLAAQSVADRRAYILKHHPEAAQKYTQHDDRIRMLVDTDGDGKADQDTVFSSGYNDIVEGTGAGVLALDGSVYYTNIPHVWKLKDVDGDGVADDKKSLSEGYGVRFAFRGHDLHGLTLGPDGKIYFSIGDRGYNIEVNGTRLKDPGSGAVFRCNPNGSNLEVFCTGLRNPQELAFDDFGNLFTCDNNSDSGDQARWIYLVKDGHAGWNMAYQYLSDRGPWNREKLWHPHHEGQAAYIVPPILNISDGPSGLVHYPGTGFGKQYDGTFFLCDFRGGPANSGIRTFRMKPNGAGYELVDSEEFLWKCLVTDVDFGPDGAMYVSDWVDGWTGLNKGRIYRLTKDNPEDAKLIAEVKELLPSDFTAKSDDVLKKLLGHADRRVRMKAQFALAEGDKLDVLESVAAEGGASQLARLHAIWGIGQIAEGEAKMADRVKAVELLSTQLVKDKDPEVRAQVGRVLGELRVIYGLPKLLEDANPRVQYFAMIGLGNAGPHGDPNQVIDRVAAILAKNADQDPILRHGGIMAMAGMRSLQSLADLANHPSADVRIAAVVALRRLESPTVVRYLADGNELVVLEAVRAIHDLPMEKALPQAARLIDSGWKNDALLRRVLNANFRLGDQENAEALARFAARSDMPEAMRLEALAMLETWDKPGQLDRVVNFYRPLEDRDPAVAKQALATALPKLLTTDEAVRNKAAKLAASFGIKEVSPVLIGLATDAKQSAQTRADAIAALASVDADKALPIVQDALKSDQPLVRAVARDQIAKLTPDAAAKTLSEGIAADSAIERQKALAALANLKPNGSEAIVSSAMEKLLSGKLPEDTRLDAIEAATAFKDSAEVSSLLEKYRLSLDPADPLAEYRVALAGGDFERGRKIFFEKTETSCVRCHRAMGTGGRVGPELDVLGQTKSREYLLEAVVQPNAKIAEGFESILVLTVDGQTFSGVLKEETDEAVNLVDADGKLITIPQDDIEGRKSAKSPMPEDIFKHLSKSELRDLVEFLASLKKDGSSAGHE